TCTTTGATCCCATGGTATCTCTATCGAATCTCTCTGCCCTGATATTGGGAAACACCTGTACGAGTTCAGCCAAGACACGTTCTGTACCAATGCCTTTAGAACTGATGGCCTGTCCACCACAATTTGGACACACAGGTAGGGCTGGCAAATTAAAACCACAGGAATGACAGACTAACAGCTCTTTGTTGCCTTTTGGACCAAAGCTCTTGTGAAGAGTAAGGGTAATTTCGCAATGGGGGCAGCGAAAGGCATGGCCACAGTCTGAACAGAAGACGAATGTTGCAAAACCTCGTCTATTTAAAAACAATAAAAGCTGTTCGTTAGAGTGAAGGGTCTCATCTATTGCCTTATATAGGGCCTCGCTCATCCACCAGGGCAGCCTGGGGATCTCCTTTTTCTTTCTCTTTGTTCTCAAGTCAATGAGTTCCACTTTGGGAAGTGGAGTGTCATGTACCCTTCGGGTCATGGTCAAGAGCTCATATTCACCCTTGATGACTTTTTCATAGGTTGTGAGAGAAGGCGTTGCCGAACCAAGGACCACAGTAGCATTCTGGAGTTTACCCAAAAGTAAGGCAAGATCCCTTGCGCTATACCTCAGCCTTACGTCTTGTTTAAAGGAATCGTCGTGTTCTTCGTCCACTACAATTAATCCAATATTGTCCAACGGAGCGAAAATAGCAGATCTTACCCCGACGATGATCCTTATCTTTCCATCCCTTATATCTTGCCATGTCTTTAACTTCTGAGGACCTGTGATCTTACTGTGCCACAGGCCCACTAGGTCACCAAAGGCATTATAAAACCACGCAACCAACTGAGAGGCCAAGGCTATCTCAGGTACGAGTATAAGTGCAGTTTTGCCTAGGGCCAAGGCCGACTCTGCTGCTCTAATATAGACTTCAGTCTTTCCACTTCCTGTTACCCCATGGAGGACTACTGGAGAAAAAAGATTCCCTGAAATCCTCTTTTTCAACACTGATAAGACACTAATCTGTTCCTGAGTAAGACTCTTCGGACGACAAGGAGCAGAAGGTGGAATTTGAAACCTTACTCTAGTCTTTTTCCTAGTATTTAGGATCTTTTCAATCGAACTCGACCTTGATGACAGCAGTAGGTTTGGAAGGGCCTCCTCTAGGGTCATTCCAACTGGGTAAAAGTAATACCAAGATACCGCCTGCAGGAATCGTCTATACTCCCTTGATATGATTGGAGCTTCATCTAAAACTGAACTAACCTCTTTGAGTTCAATATCAAGGTCTTGAGGATCTCTTTTTTCTGGTGGGTCCCATACAACACCGATCATGCGACGCCTTAATCCAACTGGTACAAGCACCCTCATACCAGGTTCCAATTGGTCCATCCCCTGTGGTGGCATATAGGCCAGGAGACCTTGTTTTGGAATGGGAAGTGCAACAAATACGGGACTTATTTCAGATTCCAATGGAATTTGACCCACCTAATTCCTACTCTTTCCATCTCTTGGTTATACTGGACCCTCTTTGAGAGTGCTCAAGGCATGGACTTCCTTCAATTGCTGAAAACGTCCCTTTAATCTTTCTTGCATAATTTGACGCACAGGCTTTAGGTCAAAGTCTTTCCACGACCTGCTTCAGATATTCTGCGAACTTTGCCCCAAGTTCTGGGTGATCTAGGGCAAAATTTACAGTAGCCTGCAAATAGCCAAACTTATCTCCTGCGTCAAAGCGTTTACCCTTGAATTCATATGCATAAAGGGCTCGTTCTCTTCTTAAAGAATCAAGTGCGTCCGTTAGCTGAATTTCTCCTCCCACACCGGGCGAGGTTCTCTTTAAGCACCCAAAGATTTCAGGCCTCAATACATACCTACCTATAATCGCAAGGTTTGACTTTGTGGTTCCAGGAGATGGTTTCTCAATTAGCCTTGAGACCTTAAATATCCCCTTTTCCACTTCAACACCTTCAACTATTCCATAACGGTAAATTTCGTCATGTGGCACCCTCTGAACTGCTACGACTGATTCCTGGAATTTTCTAAACACCTGCAGCATTTGATAGGCACATGGCACATCTGAATCTACAAGGTCATCTCCCAATACCACTAAAAAAGGATCGTTGCCGATTACTGTCTCTGTTACCATAACGGCGTGGCCCAGACCCAATGGCTCCTTTTGCCGAACCGATACCACGTCTATTAGCTGTGATATGTGACGAACCTCCCTCAAAAGGTTGAGTTTTCCCTTTTGGGATAGAAAGGTCTCGAGTTCAAAGGAATAATCAAAGTGATTTTCTATTGCGCTCTTTCCAGATGCAGTGACCAATACCACTTCCTTGATACCAGAGGCTACAATCTCTTCTACAATGTATTGAATCGTAGGCCTATCCACAATAGTTAGCATTTCCTTTGGAATGGCCTTGGTAGCCGGAAGAAATCGAGTCCCTAGTCCTGCAACAGGTACTACAGCCTTTCTAATTTCCATCCGGCCCGCCCCCCTTATTACAATGCTCACATGTTGAAATATCGTTGTCACCGTCAAATTGTTTTTTTAAGTCGTCAAGCAAGCCCTTTCGACTCAACGGACATGACTCCAGGAGCTTTATAAAGTGGACAAATCTGTCAATGATCTCTTGTGGAATACCGTGCTCCATCTTACATGCCGCCTCATCGGCGAGCTCTTCCGGAACTGCTAAGGCCTTCACGAAAAACTCCTTTAGAATCTCATGGCGTCTTACTATATCCTCTGCAACAGCATTTCCCTTTTCAGTGAGACTGATAACATCGTAAGGAGCATAATGTATAAGACCCCTCTTTGAGAGGGTCCTGAGTGCCCCTGTTACAGATGCATTACTTACCCCAAGCCTTTTTGCAATATCCTTTGCCCTAACCGCTTTTTTTTCCTTGATTATTAAGTAGATGGCTTCAAGGTAATCTTCAAGACTTGCACTTAAAATATGGTGAGATTTATCCATGGATAATTAGTAAAATATAAACAAATTTTGTCAATAATACAAATTATATTCAATGTTAATTATAAAAACATTTTTTCTTTAAAAAAGAGAACTTATACTTAATCGTTTAGAAACCCAAAATATAATCCAACAGGTTGAAGATGCTATTTTAACCCCTTTTTTTGAAGTTCTTCCTGAATAGCAAAGAGAGGCTTATAATTTAACTCTTTCTCTCTGATTGCCTCAGGTAAAAATTCTTTCAACCTATCAAGGTCAGCATGGGAAATCACAAGGTCAACACTGTATGAAAATGCCTGCAGAGAATCGTACCTATTACCTTCTGGGGCACAATAGAGAAAAAATGTCTTCCTTCTTGTTTCAGCTGGGAGATGAGATGCCTTGACCAGTAATTGTAACAGCTTATCCTGCATCTGTTGCCCTTGCTGATAAAAGAAACAAAGGGGATAAGTGAAGAGTCTGAAACGGCCTTCTAGTTCATCTGGCCAATTGACAACTCTGGTCTCAAATCCCATGTCATTTAATAATTTGAAAATATTTGAAGGCTCCTTGATATCAGCCACCACAATAGCCACCTTTTGACCTGGTTGAAAGTACTCTTGGGCCTTTAACAGGATTTCGGATGAAACCAGAGGGCTATCTTGACTGGATACTGGATTTTTCCGTAGTCCTACCGGAATCTTTTCACCACACTGGAGGCATTTTACCATTATTGTTTTTCCAGCAGGTATCTTATCTGCCCCAATCCTGTATTTCCTTGAGCAATTAGGGCAAATTATGCTAACATAATTTTCATCTGTGCTCATGGTGACTCATCCCAATCAAAATCAATGCTCAACCCTTCAATATCAGTGGTCTTTTCTCCTCTTTTGCTTTTTATAAGGTCAATGCCTTGTCTTACCTTCGCCTTACTACTTGCGTATGCAAGGGCTGTTTCTTCTGTGATTAGATTGTCTTCAAATAGCTTTAATATATGCTGATCAAAGGTCTGCATGTCATAGGCAGAACCCTTTTCAAGGGTCCCATAAAAAGTCTTTTCCTCTGATTCTCCTTGGAGTATAAGGCTCTTTATTTGAAGATTGGAACGCAGGATCTCGTAGGCAGCCACCCTTCCACCGCCAACTTTGGGCAAGAGCCTCTGGGCTACAATCCAGCGAATGGTATCTGCGAGTCTTGAACGTATTTGACGTTCCTCTTCTATTGAAAACATTCCAAGGATGCGATTTATGGCCTGCCCAGCATTTACAGTGTGAAGAGTGCTGAAAACCAGGTGTCCTGTATCTGCTGCATTGAGGGCTATTTCCATTGTCTCTTTATCGCGAATCTCTCCAACTAAAATGACATGGGGAGCCTGCCTCAATGCAGCCCTCAATCCACTTGCAAATTGATCAAAATCAAGACCCAATTCCCTTTGATTGAAAGTGGCTTTTTTATGAGGATGAACAAATTCAATAGGATCCTCAAGAGTGACCACATGAACAGGGGAAGTCTCGTTAATTACGTCCAAGATAGCCGCAAGGCTGGTACTCTTACCACTTCCGGTGGCGCCAACAAAGAGGATGATCCCGTTTTTTTCCTGTGCCATCTTATAGAAGCACTCTGGCATCTTCATTTCCTTAATGGTGGGGATCTTGCTGGACAGTTGGCGCATTACAATGCTGTATGTGCCCCTCTGAGAAAAAATGTTGACCCTAAATCTGGGCCCTGATGGATGCTGATACGAAAGATCACATGAACCATGTAAAAGCAGATCTGATAAAAGGCGCTTGTTGCCTTCAACAAGGCACATGACGATCTGCTCTGTCTGAACAGGTGTGAGCACGCTGGTCATTAGGGGGAAAGAGACGGGCTTGAGCACACCATCTGCACACACCTGAACTGGTCGGCCCACAGTAAGATTGAGATCCGAGAATTTCGGATACTGATCTAGGGCCTTCTGCACTAATGTGGCTATGTCGTTAAATCTCAAGGTTTAAACCTCTGTGATATCGTCAATCCTGGTTGTATACGGCCTAAATTTTGCCTTGTCAACACACTTATTGTAGGCCTCGTTGGGATCAATCCAGCCCTTCTGGAGTAGCTCCATTATAGCATCATCCAGGGTTTGCATTCCGTATTTCTTTCCTGTTTGCCTTGAAGATGGGATCTGATAGGTCTTGCCTTCACGTATCAGATTTCTCACTGCCGGAGTGGCAATGAGTATCTCAAAAGCAACACATCTTCCAGGTTTGTCAATGCGTTTGAACATTGTCTGTGATATTACTGCCCTAAGTGCATCAGCCAGTGTTGATCTCACCTGTGGCTGCTGATGGGTTGGGAATATCTCTATTATCCTATCAACGGTCTTAGCTGCACTTATGGTATGTAGCGTGCCCATTACAAGGTGACCGGTCATTGCAGCCTCGATAGCCAGTGAAATAGTCTCTAAGTCCCTCATTTCACCTACAAGTATAATATCAGGATCTTCACGTAGAGCGCCCCTCAAGGCAGCACTGAACGATCTCGTATGGGTTCCCACCTCCCTGTGATTTATCAGACAGCCTTTGCTCTTATGGACAAATTCTATAGGATCTTCAATTGTAATAATGTGGTCTTTTCTGTGTCTGTTTGCATGGTCCACTATTGCCGCAAGGGTAGTTGATTTACCGCTCCCCGTAGGCCCTGTAACCAATACAAGCCCCCTTGGTAGCATGGCCAATTTTGTGATAACTGGTGGAAGACCGAGCTCTTCAGCTGTCTTTATCTCACTAGGGATTTCACGAAAAACTGCAGCAATGCCATTTTTCTGCATGAAGAAATTGGCGCGGTACCGTGCAAGCCCTGGGATCTCATAACCAAAGTCCACATCGCCAGTCTCTTCAAAGACCTTGATCTTTTCTTCAGGAGCTATCTCATAGAGCATGGCCTTAAGTTCGTCATTTTCGAGAACCTTGTATTTAACCCTATGAAGTTCGCCCCTTATCCTGAGAACTGGAGGAGATCCGGAGGCAAGGTGGAGGTCAGAAGCACCCTGTTCATTCATCAATTTAAAAAAGGCATCTATCTTTGCCATTTTTCCTCCCTTGTTTCCTATTATTTCTTTTTTAGTCCTAACCTATTCTCCCAATCGTTTTTTGCTAAACGACTACAAACAGCATCGAAAAAGGACAGTATCCACATATTTAGGTGGCAATTCATGATTAGCCTAGATTATTAGGATGTTATTAAATGCTCTCCATATCCACAACAAATGGACAACGAGCTTTTGCAATCTTCAAAATTTAAACATGATTAGTACCTAATAACTACTTGAATTACAAGGAACTTCATCTTATCTTCAGCACCAGCAGTATCTGGCTATGTCTGGACACAGTAAAGACCCGATATCTACCTTCTATAATCGACCAAGTGTAAATTTGGATTAAATGAAAATAGGAACATTGACACACATTCCATAGAGCAGTAAGTTAAAAGGATGCATTAGGGGGCTAGAGGTGTTCGGGCTTGGGATACCGGAGTTTTTAATAATCCTTGCCATCTTGCTCATTATCTTTGGAGCCAAAAAGCTCCCTGAGATAGGTAAAGGGCTTGGCAAAGGCATAAAAAATTTTAAAAAATCCCTTAAGGAGGAAGAAAAAGAGTCCGAACATCAATCTGATTGAGGTCAGATTTCGGACCCCCTAGGCCTATGAAAAGTCAAAAGAAGAGCGACAATCCCATACTCAATTTTTTTTCATCTGTAAAACTTGCTGTAGTCATCTTTATCATCCTGGCAATTGCCTCAATAGTGGGGACAATCATTCCCCAAGGAGAGAGCTTACATTTTTACCTTGATCGATACGGTCCCAATCTTTTTAATTTAATCCGATGGTTACATCTGGATGACACGTATCATTCCTGGTGGTATTTGGCACTTTTAGGACTTTTTTCCCTAAATCTCCTTGTATGCATTTCAAGGAGACTCCCATACACTCTTGAACTTATCAGGCGAGACAGTTCAAATGTCGATGCTGACAAACTCTTAAGAATGCCTTTTAAGGCCTCGTGGTCTCTTAGTCGTTCACTTGACGACTCCAAGCAAGGGGCTCTCCTTAATACTTTTTCAAAAATTGCAGGACGCATTAAAAAAGAACGGTCGCTTGAAGATGGCTCAAGAGTGTATCTAGTAGAAAAAGGAAAATGGAGTTATTGGGGGCTTTATGGGCTACATTTCAGCCTTCTCATAATATTTTTAGGGGCAATCATCGGAAATTTCTTTGGCTTCGGCGGTAGTATCATGATCGCCGAGGGCGAAAGCACAGATCATATCTACCGTCGCGGCGACGGCACCCCTATTCCTTTGGGATTTACCATTCGATGCGACAAGTTTGATGTACAATTCTATGACAATGGCGCTCCTAAACTCTTCAGATCAGACTTGACTGTAATTGAAAATGGCAAAGAGGTCCTAAAGAAAGAGGTCTTAGTGAATTCCCCGCTCACCTACAAAGGTGTTCGTTTTTATCAGTCTTCATACCAGGCAATCCCAACTGTCAAATTAAAGTTGAGTCGCTCTGACGGAGGTTCAAAAGATCTTTCTATTCCCGCATACAAGAAAATCCCCCTGCCAGAAGAGGGCCTGGAGATCGGAATAATGCAATATATACCCAATGTACATGGAGTCCCAGCTATTCGCCTCTGGGTTGGCACACCTAATGGCGGCTCACAGGTCATATGGGTACTAAAAGGAAGAGACGGAGAATTTAACAACCAAAAAGTCCTCTACAGGGTCTCATTAGAAGGAATAAAAAATAATTTTATGACGGGACTTCAAGTTAAAAAGGACCCTGGAGTACCATTGGTGTATCTCGGATGCATTGGCCTAATACTTGGCATATTTATCGCCTTTTGGGTACCACACAAGCGACTCTGGTTGATGATAAGGCCTAAGGGCAAGGCTACTGAAGTCATTGTCGCAGGACAAATCAACAAAAACAAGACTGGCTTCAAAAAAGAATTTGAAGAGTTAAAGACACAAATCAGCGCTTCATTAGGAGAAAAAATATGATATCAAGTTCTTATTTACTTAGTTGGTGTACTTTTATCTATCTTGGTGCATCAGTATTATATATTATGCACTGGCTCTTTCGACTCAAGCCAGTAGGTTTCTTAGGAACAGTTAGCACTGTAATTGGTGTAATCGTGCAGACA
The genomic region above belongs to Dissulfuribacter thermophilus and contains:
- a CDS encoding type IV pilus twitching motility protein PilT, with product MRFNDIATLVQKALDQYPKFSDLNLTVGRPVQVCADGVLKPVSFPLMTSVLTPVQTEQIVMCLVEGNKRLLSDLLLHGSCDLSYQHPSGPRFRVNIFSQRGTYSIVMRQLSSKIPTIKEMKMPECFYKMAQEKNGIILFVGATGSGKSTSLAAILDVINETSPVHVVTLEDPIEFVHPHKKATFNQRELGLDFDQFASGLRAALRQAPHVILVGEIRDKETMEIALNAADTGHLVFSTLHTVNAGQAINRILGMFSIEEERQIRSRLADTIRWIVAQRLLPKVGGGRVAAYEILRSNLQIKSLILQGESEEKTFYGTLEKGSAYDMQTFDQHILKLFEDNLITEETALAYASSKAKVRQGIDLIKSKRGEKTTDIEGLSIDFDWDESP
- the galU gene encoding UTP--glucose-1-phosphate uridylyltransferase GalU; translated protein: MEIRKAVVPVAGLGTRFLPATKAIPKEMLTIVDRPTIQYIVEEIVASGIKEVVLVTASGKSAIENHFDYSFELETFLSQKGKLNLLREVRHISQLIDVVSVRQKEPLGLGHAVMVTETVIGNDPFLVVLGDDLVDSDVPCAYQMLQVFRKFQESVVAVQRVPHDEIYRYGIVEGVEVEKGIFKVSRLIEKPSPGTTKSNLAIIGRYVLRPEIFGCLKRTSPGVGGEIQLTDALDSLRRERALYAYEFKGKRFDAGDKFGYLQATVNFALDHPELGAKFAEYLKQVVERL
- the priA gene encoding replication restart helicase PriA, translating into MESEISPVFVALPIPKQGLLAYMPPQGMDQLEPGMRVLVPVGLRRRMIGVVWDPPEKRDPQDLDIELKEVSSVLDEAPIISREYRRFLQAVSWYYFYPVGMTLEEALPNLLLSSRSSSIEKILNTRKKTRVRFQIPPSAPCRPKSLTQEQISVLSVLKKRISGNLFSPVVLHGVTGSGKTEVYIRAAESALALGKTALILVPEIALASQLVAWFYNAFGDLVGLWHSKITGPQKLKTWQDIRDGKIRIIVGVRSAIFAPLDNIGLIVVDEEHDDSFKQDVRLRYSARDLALLLGKLQNATVVLGSATPSLTTYEKVIKGEYELLTMTRRVHDTPLPKVELIDLRTKRKKKEIPRLPWWMSEALYKAIDETLHSNEQLLLFLNRRGFATFVFCSDCGHAFRCPHCEITLTLHKSFGPKGNKELLVCHSCGFNLPALPVCPNCGGQAISSKGIGTERVLAELVQVFPNIRAERFDRDTMGSKKKLINTLEGFRKGDIDALVGTQMITKGHDFPNLSLVGVIWGDQSLHYPSFNASEKTFQLLTQVAGRAGRRGKRGRVIIQSFCPEHYSIVYACEHDYESFLREERNKRVGHFYPPFGHLINLIFSGKLEEHVKKISFEAQQIAMRILPKIQKRYTKAVEILGPSPGIRPKVKDLFVWNLLLKSQSRKAVRSLAEGLLNKLSTVPKRGVRIEIDCDPTGLG
- the resB gene encoding cytochrome c biogenesis protein ResB — encoded protein: MKSQKKSDNPILNFFSSVKLAVVIFIILAIASIVGTIIPQGESLHFYLDRYGPNLFNLIRWLHLDDTYHSWWYLALLGLFSLNLLVCISRRLPYTLELIRRDSSNVDADKLLRMPFKASWSLSRSLDDSKQGALLNTFSKIAGRIKKERSLEDGSRVYLVEKGKWSYWGLYGLHFSLLIIFLGAIIGNFFGFGGSIMIAEGESTDHIYRRGDGTPIPLGFTIRCDKFDVQFYDNGAPKLFRSDLTVIENGKEVLKKEVLVNSPLTYKGVRFYQSSYQAIPTVKLKLSRSDGGSKDLSIPAYKKIPLPEEGLEIGIMQYIPNVHGVPAIRLWVGTPNGGSQVIWVLKGRDGEFNNQKVLYRVSLEGIKNNFMTGLQVKKDPGVPLVYLGCIGLILGIFIAFWVPHKRLWLMIRPKGKATEVIVAGQINKNKTGFKKEFEELKTQISASLGEKI
- a CDS encoding metal-dependent transcriptional regulator — its product is MDKSHHILSASLEDYLEAIYLIIKEKKAVRAKDIAKRLGVSNASVTGALRTLSKRGLIHYAPYDVISLTEKGNAVAEDIVRRHEILKEFFVKALAVPEELADEAACKMEHGIPQEIIDRFVHFIKLLESCPLSRKGLLDDLKKQFDGDNDISTCEHCNKGGGPDGN
- a CDS encoding zinc-ribbon domain-containing protein; amino-acid sequence: MSTDENYVSIICPNCSRKYRIGADKIPAGKTIMVKCLQCGEKIPVGLRKNPVSSQDSPLVSSEILLKAQEYFQPGQKVAIVVADIKEPSNIFKLLNDMGFETRVVNWPDELEGRFRLFTYPLCFFYQQGQQMQDKLLQLLVKASHLPAETRRKTFFLYCAPEGNRYDSLQAFSYSVDLVISHADLDRLKEFLPEAIREKELNYKPLFAIQEELQKKGLK
- the tatA gene encoding twin-arginine translocase TatA/TatE family subunit; amino-acid sequence: MFGLGIPEFLIILAILLIIFGAKKLPEIGKGLGKGIKNFKKSLKEEEKESEHQSD
- a CDS encoding type IV pilus twitching motility protein PilT, which encodes MAKIDAFFKLMNEQGASDLHLASGSPPVLRIRGELHRVKYKVLENDELKAMLYEIAPEEKIKVFEETGDVDFGYEIPGLARYRANFFMQKNGIAAVFREIPSEIKTAEELGLPPVITKLAMLPRGLVLVTGPTGSGKSTTLAAIVDHANRHRKDHIITIEDPIEFVHKSKGCLINHREVGTHTRSFSAALRGALREDPDIILVGEMRDLETISLAIEAAMTGHLVMGTLHTISAAKTVDRIIEIFPTHQQPQVRSTLADALRAVISQTMFKRIDKPGRCVAFEILIATPAVRNLIREGKTYQIPSSRQTGKKYGMQTLDDAIMELLQKGWIDPNEAYNKCVDKAKFRPYTTRIDDITEV